The Delphinus delphis chromosome 7, mDelDel1.2, whole genome shotgun sequence genome includes a window with the following:
- the LOC132427845 gene encoding non-histone chromosomal protein HMG-14-like, whose protein sequence is MEYGANFAFISFITLEWLELQQLLQTMRFKTAILKVGSGSRRCGSGQAAQLCEGSRCAAARRHRTRACPAGPLPKRKVSSAEGAAKEERKRRSARVSATPAPAKVETKPKKAAGKDKSSDKKVQTGLPWWRSGKKGAKGKQAEVANQENGETKNKESPASDEAGEKEAKSD, encoded by the exons ATGGAATATGGAGCCAACTTCGCCTTCATCAGCTTCATCACCTTAG aatggctggagctccagcagctaCTTCAGACCATGAGGTTTAAGACAGCAATTCTCAAAGT GGGCTCGGGCAGCCGGAGGTGCGGCAGCGGCCAGGCAGCCCAGCTTTGCGAAGGCTCTCGGTGCGCCGCGGCCCGCAGGCACCGGACACGCGCCTGCCCCGCCGGCCCGTTGCCCAAGAGGAAGGTCAGCTCCGCCGAGGGGGCTGCGAAGGAGGAGCGCAAGAGGAGATCGGCGAGGGTGTCAGCTACACCGGCTCCCGCAAAAGTGGAAACGAAGCCAAAAAAGGCGGCAGGAAAGGATAAATCTTCAGACAAAAAAGtgcaaactgggcttccctggtggcgcagtg GGAAAAAGGGAGCAAAGGGAAAACAAGCTGAAGTGGCTAACCAAGAGAatggagaaactaaaaacaaGGAGAGCCCAGCTTCTGATGAAGCAGGAGAAAAAGAAGCCAAGTCTGATTAA